One Mycolicibacterium crocinum DNA window includes the following coding sequences:
- the pks2 gene encoding sulfolipid-1 biosynthesis phthioceranic/hydroxyphthioceranic acid synthase — protein sequence MRQTSVTPIAVVGMACRLPGGIDSPHKLWEALLEGADLVTEVPADRWDADDLYDPEPGVPGRSVSKWGAFIDDVTGFDPDFFGINEREATAMDPQHRLLLETSWEAVEQAGFTPSSLSGTSTGVFIGMSHDDYAMVTSDAGAFDQAYAFTGNPFSMASGRISHALGLHGPALTTDTACSSSLVAVHQACRSLHDGESDMALAGGVMLMLDQRLYASSSGQGMLSPTGRCHSFDVAADGFVRAEGCGIVVLKRLDDAQRDGDRVLAVIKSTASNQDGRTENILTPSRDAQVSVFQAALAAADVDPTTVGMVEAHGTGTPVGDTIEFNSVSTVYGTDGPCALTSVKSNFGHAESAAGVLGLMKAVLAVYHGVVPQNVHFTQLSEKNAKVKTGMFVPTENIPWPKDGGPRRAGVSSYGMSGTNVHAILEQAPEPQVVVDAAKTDAAKDLLVFPVCSSSVEELRNTAGRLADWVEAAGDDLSLSDLGYTLTRRRGHRPMRTSVIADDRAELIAGLRQVAEGDDPFQPAVGHDDRGPVWIFSGQGSQWASMGTGLLATEPVFAAKVAEIEPLIAAESNFSVTEAMTAPETVEGIHRVQPTIFAVQVAMAATMRSYGVAPGAVIGHSLGEVAAAVVSGALSLEDGVKVICRRSLLCLRLAGGGAMASVEMPAQQVREELEQQGIEDVVVAVVASPKSTVIGGDTETVRRIVAGWEAREIMAREVNVDVASHSPQVDPILDELAEMLDDITPMAPEVPYYSATSFDPREQPYCDADYWVDNLRHTVRFSAAVQTALEDGFRVFGELAPHPLLIRAIDQTAATLDITVAALAGMRRGQEVPHGMGEFLGDLYSAGAKVDFSVLYPVGRLVDAPLPTWAHRNLVLIPDGAENQTRGTHLIAAHPLLGSHVRLLEEPERHAWAAEVGTAAHPWLVDHQINNVAALPGAAYCEMALAAARTVFGDDAEVRDVTFDAMLLLKDLTPVSATAEADASGVLKFVVETDVDGEREQRASAVLSAADAGEQRQPYDMDALREAHPNRADGEGVRQWFDGRGVQFGPAFTALQAVNAADESADTVLAEIGLPTSIRNQQTSYGVHPSLLDACFQSVAAHPGVQASGNGGLLLPLGVDRLRVHGAVRNARYSLTRITSLDGSTVQADLDLLDDYGTVLFTVQGLRMGSGMSETNEGERVLNERLLGIEWRQQQLAEVTQTNSATWLLVSTSDTVDLLASALTDALKLNDADVTTMSWPQQADHAANAEQLTAYFSEGGFDNVVVVSPARIAGCPEEQLPHRGGEQVRHLVRIARELADTAGDAPRLYVVTRNAQTVLADDRSNLEQAGLRGLLRVIGAEYPELRPSQIDVDDDVDAKLVARVLLTGSEEDETAFRAGEWYTAHLFPNPLRPDERYTTVVDHSRDGMRLEIRVPGDMQTLELAAFDRIPPGPGQIEVAVTASSLNFADVLLAFGRYPSFEGLHPQLGIDFAGVVTAVGPDVTSHRIGDHVGGMSPNGCWGTFVTCDADVAVTLPSGLRDDQAAAVSTASATAWHSLVDLAKIKAGDKVLIHSATGGVGQAAIAIARHIGAEIFATAGTEERRDILRGMGIEHVYDSRSAAFAEEIRRDTDGYGVDIVLNSLTGASQRAGVDILAFGGRFVEIGKKDIYGDTRLGLFPFRKNLSFYGVDLALMATTHPAQIRELLNTVYQLTADGVLPQPETTHYPLADAATAIRVMGAAEHTGKLLLSVPKVGHSNVVVPPEQAKVFRRDGSYIITGGLGGLGLFLAAKMAAAGCGRIVLNSRSEPKPEALVEIERMRAAGTEVEVVSGDIALSETVDRLVTVATATGLAVRGVLHAAAVVEDSILPNISDELIERDWAPKVYGAWHLHRATTAQPLDWFCSFSSAAALLGSPGQGAYAAANSWLDGFTHWRRSQGLPATAVAWGAWDQIGAGKHLAAAGDTTMISPEEGARAFEALLRHDRAYSGYAPMIGTPWLTELAGRSPFAEAFKSSADRPADTSTFRAELHDLPREDWPMRVRRLVSEQLSLILRRSIDPDRPISEYGLDSLGNLELRTRIETETGIRVRSMDITTVRSLAESLCETLAGVITSSASR from the coding sequence GTGCGTCAGACATCTGTCACCCCCATCGCCGTAGTCGGCATGGCGTGCCGGTTGCCCGGTGGTATCGACTCGCCCCACAAGCTGTGGGAGGCGTTGCTCGAGGGCGCTGATCTGGTCACTGAAGTTCCGGCCGACCGGTGGGATGCTGACGATCTCTATGACCCGGAGCCCGGTGTGCCCGGCCGCTCGGTGTCCAAGTGGGGCGCCTTCATCGATGACGTCACCGGCTTCGATCCCGACTTCTTCGGCATCAACGAGCGTGAAGCCACCGCGATGGACCCGCAGCATCGCTTGCTGCTGGAGACCAGCTGGGAAGCCGTCGAGCAGGCGGGCTTCACCCCGTCGTCGCTGTCCGGCACGTCCACCGGTGTTTTCATCGGTATGTCGCACGACGACTACGCGATGGTCACCAGCGACGCCGGCGCCTTCGATCAGGCCTACGCCTTCACCGGCAATCCGTTCAGCATGGCCTCGGGCCGCATCTCGCACGCGCTCGGTCTGCACGGCCCGGCGCTGACCACCGACACCGCCTGCTCCTCGAGCCTCGTCGCGGTGCACCAGGCCTGCCGCAGCCTGCATGACGGCGAAAGCGATATGGCGCTGGCCGGCGGTGTGATGCTGATGCTGGATCAGCGCCTCTACGCCTCGTCTTCGGGGCAGGGCATGCTCTCGCCGACCGGACGCTGCCACTCCTTCGACGTCGCCGCCGACGGCTTCGTCCGCGCCGAGGGGTGCGGGATCGTCGTGCTCAAGCGCCTCGACGACGCTCAGCGCGACGGCGACCGCGTCCTGGCAGTCATCAAGAGCACCGCCTCCAACCAGGACGGCCGCACCGAGAACATCCTGACCCCGTCGCGCGACGCCCAGGTCTCCGTCTTCCAGGCCGCGCTGGCCGCCGCCGACGTCGACCCCACCACCGTGGGAATGGTCGAGGCGCACGGCACCGGCACCCCGGTGGGCGACACCATCGAATTCAACAGCGTCTCCACCGTCTACGGCACCGACGGCCCCTGCGCCCTGACCTCGGTCAAGAGCAACTTCGGCCACGCCGAGTCGGCCGCCGGCGTCCTCGGCCTGATGAAGGCCGTCCTGGCCGTGTACCACGGCGTCGTACCGCAGAACGTGCACTTCACCCAGCTGTCGGAGAAGAACGCCAAGGTCAAGACCGGTATGTTCGTCCCGACCGAGAACATTCCGTGGCCAAAGGACGGTGGCCCCCGCCGCGCGGGCGTCTCGTCGTACGGCATGTCGGGCACCAACGTGCACGCGATTCTCGAGCAGGCCCCCGAGCCGCAGGTCGTCGTCGACGCCGCCAAGACCGACGCCGCCAAGGACCTGCTGGTCTTCCCGGTGTGCTCCAGCTCGGTCGAAGAGCTCCGCAACACCGCCGGGCGCCTCGCCGATTGGGTCGAGGCCGCCGGTGACGACCTCTCGCTGTCGGACCTGGGCTACACGCTGACCCGCCGGCGCGGGCACCGCCCGATGCGCACCTCCGTCATCGCCGACGACCGAGCCGAGCTGATCGCCGGCCTGCGTCAGGTCGCCGAGGGCGACGACCCGTTCCAGCCCGCCGTCGGTCACGACGATCGTGGCCCGGTGTGGATCTTCTCCGGCCAGGGCTCGCAGTGGGCATCGATGGGCACCGGCCTGCTGGCCACCGAGCCGGTCTTCGCCGCGAAGGTCGCCGAGATCGAGCCGTTGATCGCCGCCGAGTCGAACTTCTCGGTCACCGAGGCGATGACGGCTCCGGAGACCGTCGAGGGCATTCACCGGGTGCAGCCGACGATCTTCGCCGTCCAGGTCGCGATGGCCGCCACGATGCGCTCCTACGGAGTTGCGCCCGGCGCCGTGATCGGGCACTCGCTGGGTGAGGTCGCCGCAGCCGTCGTCTCCGGTGCGCTGTCGCTGGAAGACGGTGTCAAGGTCATCTGCCGCCGCTCGCTGCTGTGCCTGCGCCTGGCCGGCGGGGGAGCGATGGCGTCGGTCGAGATGCCGGCCCAGCAGGTCCGCGAGGAACTCGAGCAGCAGGGCATCGAAGACGTCGTCGTCGCCGTGGTGGCGTCGCCCAAGTCGACCGTGATCGGTGGTGACACCGAGACCGTCCGCCGGATCGTCGCAGGCTGGGAAGCCCGCGAGATCATGGCGCGCGAGGTCAACGTCGACGTGGCGTCGCACTCGCCGCAGGTCGACCCGATCCTCGACGAGCTCGCCGAGATGCTCGACGACATCACCCCGATGGCTCCCGAGGTGCCCTACTACTCGGCGACCTCCTTCGACCCGCGCGAGCAGCCGTACTGCGATGCCGACTACTGGGTCGACAACCTGCGCCACACGGTTCGCTTCTCGGCTGCCGTGCAGACCGCGCTGGAGGACGGCTTCCGGGTGTTCGGTGAGCTGGCTCCGCACCCGCTGCTGATCCGCGCCATCGATCAGACCGCGGCCACGCTGGACATCACCGTCGCCGCACTCGCCGGAATGCGGCGCGGTCAGGAAGTGCCGCACGGCATGGGTGAGTTCCTCGGCGACCTGTACTCCGCCGGCGCGAAGGTCGACTTCTCCGTGCTCTACCCGGTCGGCAGGCTCGTTGACGCACCGCTGCCCACCTGGGCGCACCGCAACCTGGTGCTGATCCCGGACGGCGCCGAAAACCAGACCCGCGGAACGCATCTGATCGCGGCCCACCCGCTGCTGGGCTCGCACGTCCGGCTTCTGGAAGAGCCCGAGCGGCACGCCTGGGCGGCCGAGGTCGGCACCGCCGCGCATCCGTGGCTGGTCGACCACCAGATCAACAACGTGGCGGCGCTGCCCGGCGCGGCCTACTGCGAAATGGCGCTGGCCGCGGCGCGCACCGTCTTCGGGGACGACGCCGAGGTCCGCGACGTCACGTTCGACGCGATGCTGCTGCTGAAAGATCTGACCCCGGTCAGCGCGACGGCTGAGGCGGACGCCAGCGGTGTGCTGAAGTTCGTGGTCGAGACCGACGTCGACGGCGAGCGCGAGCAGCGCGCCAGCGCGGTGCTGAGCGCCGCGGACGCCGGCGAGCAGCGCCAGCCCTACGACATGGACGCGCTGCGCGAGGCGCACCCCAACCGCGCCGACGGTGAGGGAGTCCGGCAGTGGTTCGACGGCCGCGGCGTGCAGTTCGGCCCGGCGTTCACCGCGCTACAGGCCGTCAACGCCGCGGATGAGAGCGCCGACACCGTCCTGGCCGAGATCGGCCTGCCAACCTCGATCCGCAACCAGCAGACCTCCTACGGCGTCCACCCGTCGCTGCTGGACGCCTGCTTCCAGTCCGTCGCGGCGCACCCGGGTGTGCAGGCCTCCGGCAACGGCGGGCTGCTGCTGCCGCTGGGTGTGGACCGCCTGCGCGTGCACGGCGCGGTCCGCAATGCCCGCTATAGCCTGACCCGGATCACCTCGCTCGACGGCTCTACCGTTCAGGCCGATCTCGACCTGCTCGACGACTACGGCACGGTGCTGTTCACCGTCCAGGGTCTGCGGATGGGCAGCGGCATGTCGGAGACCAACGAGGGCGAGCGGGTGCTCAATGAGCGGCTGCTCGGCATCGAGTGGCGCCAGCAGCAGCTCGCCGAGGTCACCCAGACCAACTCCGCGACCTGGCTGCTGGTCAGCACCTCCGACACCGTCGACCTGCTGGCCTCGGCGCTCACCGACGCGCTCAAGCTCAACGACGCCGACGTCACCACGATGTCCTGGCCGCAGCAGGCCGACCACGCCGCCAACGCCGAGCAGCTGACCGCGTACTTCTCCGAGGGCGGCTTCGACAATGTGGTCGTGGTGTCCCCGGCGCGCATCGCCGGCTGCCCCGAGGAGCAGCTGCCGCATCGCGGGGGAGAGCAGGTCCGCCACCTGGTGCGAATCGCCCGTGAACTGGCCGACACCGCAGGTGACGCGCCGCGGCTCTACGTCGTCACCCGCAACGCCCAGACGGTGCTGGCCGACGATCGGTCCAACCTGGAGCAGGCCGGCCTGCGTGGTCTGCTGCGGGTGATTGGCGCCGAGTACCCCGAACTGCGCCCCAGCCAGATCGACGTCGACGACGATGTCGACGCCAAGCTGGTGGCCCGCGTGTTGCTGACCGGTTCGGAGGAGGACGAGACCGCCTTCCGTGCCGGCGAGTGGTACACCGCGCACCTGTTCCCGAACCCGCTGCGGCCCGATGAGCGCTACACGACGGTCGTCGACCACTCGCGCGACGGCATGCGCCTGGAGATCCGCGTCCCGGGTGATATGCAGACCCTGGAGCTGGCGGCGTTCGACCGCATCCCGCCGGGGCCGGGTCAGATCGAGGTCGCGGTCACCGCGTCCAGCCTGAACTTCGCCGACGTGCTGCTGGCCTTCGGCCGGTACCCGAGCTTCGAGGGTCTGCACCCGCAGCTGGGTATCGACTTCGCCGGTGTGGTCACCGCGGTCGGCCCGGACGTCACCTCACACCGGATCGGCGATCATGTCGGCGGCATGTCGCCGAACGGCTGCTGGGGCACATTCGTGACCTGTGACGCCGACGTGGCCGTGACGCTGCCGTCGGGTCTGCGCGACGATCAGGCCGCGGCGGTCTCCACCGCCTCGGCGACCGCCTGGCACAGCCTGGTCGACCTGGCCAAGATCAAGGCCGGCGACAAGGTCCTGATCCACTCCGCCACCGGCGGTGTCGGTCAGGCCGCGATTGCGATCGCCCGCCACATCGGCGCGGAGATTTTCGCCACCGCCGGCACCGAGGAGCGTCGCGACATCCTGCGCGGCATGGGCATCGAGCATGTCTACGACTCGCGCAGCGCCGCCTTCGCCGAGGAGATCCGCCGAGACACCGACGGGTACGGCGTGGACATCGTGCTGAACTCGCTGACCGGTGCGTCCCAGCGGGCCGGCGTCGACATCCTGGCCTTCGGCGGACGGTTCGTCGAGATCGGCAAGAAGGACATCTACGGGGACACCCGGCTCGGGCTGTTCCCGTTCCGGAAGAACCTGTCCTTCTACGGTGTCGATCTGGCGCTGATGGCCACCACGCATCCGGCGCAGATCCGCGAGCTGCTCAACACCGTGTACCAGCTGACCGCAGACGGTGTTCTGCCGCAGCCGGAGACCACGCACTACCCGCTGGCCGACGCCGCCACCGCGATCCGCGTGATGGGCGCCGCCGAGCACACCGGCAAGCTGCTGCTGTCGGTGCCGAAGGTGGGCCACAGCAATGTGGTGGTCCCGCCGGAGCAGGCCAAGGTGTTCCGCCGCGACGGGTCGTACATCATCACCGGTGGTCTCGGCGGCTTGGGCTTGTTCCTCGCGGCGAAGATGGCGGCCGCCGGCTGTGGCCGGATCGTGCTGAACTCGCGGTCGGAGCCGAAGCCCGAGGCGCTCGTCGAGATCGAGCGCATGCGGGCCGCCGGAACCGAAGTCGAGGTCGTCAGCGGAGACATCGCGCTGTCGGAGACCGTCGACCGCCTGGTGACCGTGGCCACGGCGACCGGGCTGGCCGTGCGCGGCGTGCTGCACGCTGCCGCGGTGGTCGAGGACTCGATCCTGCCGAACATCAGCGACGAGCTGATCGAACGGGACTGGGCTCCCAAGGTCTATGGCGCCTGGCACCTGCACCGCGCCACCACGGCACAGCCGCTGGACTGGTTCTGCTCGTTCTCCTCGGCGGCCGCGCTGCTGGGCTCGCCGGGCCAGGGAGCGTACGCCGCCGCCAACAGCTGGCTCGACGGCTTCACCCACTGGCGTCGCTCGCAGGGCCTGCCTGCTACGGCGGTCGCGTGGGGGGCCTGGGACCAGATCGGTGCCGGCAAGCACCTGGCCGCAGCGGGCGACACCACGATGATCAGCCCGGAGGAGGGCGCACGGGCGTTCGAGGCGCTGCTGCGCCACGACCGCGCCTACAGCGGCTACGCGCCGATGATCGGGACGCCCTGGCTCACCGAGCTTGCCGGGCGCAGCCCGTTCGCCGAGGCCTTCAAGTCCAGTGCCGACCGTCCTGCCGACACCAGCACGTTCCGGGCCGAGCTGCACGACCTGCCGCGCGAGGACTGGCCGATGCGAGTTCGTCGTCTGGTATCCGAGCAGCTCAGCCTGATTTTGCGGCGTTCAATCGATCCGGATCGGCCGATTTCTGAATACGGTTTGGACTCGTTGGGCAACCTAGAACTAAGAACGCGGATTGAAACTGAAACGGGGATACGCGTTCGTTCGATGGACATAACGACTGTTAGGTCGTTGGCCGAGAGCCTGTGCGAAACACTCGCCGGCGTCATAACGTCAAGCGCATCCCGCTAA
- a CDS encoding condensation domain-containing protein, which translates to MVALTAIHDWVDAPGKVVSWSPSPACLKKVLDAPVSDAPASYQQGQHIRSYRNHTANGLEMARLLIPAWNMPGKCDVRAMTFVINAYLRRHDTFHSWFEFATDENGAEHLVRHTVENPNDIQFVATKHGEMNSAQWKKHVLDTPSPLEWDCFRFGVIQREDHFTFYVSVDHLHADAMLMMALFVEMHMNYEALAGGGAPLRLPEAGSYQEYCTRQHDYTKQLTMDSPDVRGWLEFLENNGGTMPTFPLPLGDPSVHCSGDLLTVQLMDEHETDRFESACTAAGVRFIGGVFAAAAIAHRQVTGDDDYYVITPTTTRSTPAEFMTTGWFTGVVPLSVPVAARNFAEVARAAQESFDQGMPLANVPIERVYELAETEETPRIRPAGPGVPMLSYLDVGLPPLNPVIMSQWYALNGHIYTDLGAANQVGMWVNRRATGTIITVAYPDNPIARESVAEFVELMKCIYLRVADGRSELVSSSRVPAATV; encoded by the coding sequence GTGGTTGCACTAACAGCAATCCATGACTGGGTAGACGCGCCGGGCAAGGTCGTGTCGTGGAGCCCGTCACCGGCGTGCCTGAAGAAGGTGCTCGATGCGCCGGTCAGCGACGCTCCTGCCAGCTATCAGCAGGGCCAGCACATTCGTAGCTACCGCAATCACACGGCCAACGGGCTGGAGATGGCGCGGCTGCTGATCCCGGCGTGGAACATGCCGGGCAAGTGCGACGTGCGGGCGATGACGTTTGTGATCAACGCCTACCTGCGCCGGCACGACACCTTCCACAGCTGGTTCGAGTTCGCCACGGATGAGAACGGTGCCGAGCATCTCGTCCGGCACACGGTGGAGAACCCGAACGACATCCAGTTCGTGGCCACCAAGCACGGCGAGATGAACTCTGCCCAGTGGAAGAAGCACGTGCTCGACACCCCGAGCCCGCTGGAGTGGGACTGCTTCCGCTTCGGCGTGATCCAGCGCGAGGACCACTTCACGTTCTACGTCAGCGTCGACCACCTGCACGCTGACGCGATGCTGATGATGGCGCTGTTCGTCGAGATGCACATGAACTATGAGGCGCTGGCCGGTGGCGGTGCACCGCTGCGGCTGCCCGAGGCCGGCAGCTACCAGGAGTACTGCACGCGTCAGCACGACTACACCAAGCAGCTGACGATGGATTCGCCCGATGTCCGCGGCTGGCTGGAGTTCCTGGAGAACAACGGCGGCACGATGCCGACGTTCCCGCTGCCGCTCGGCGATCCGTCGGTGCACTGCAGCGGTGACCTGCTCACCGTGCAGCTGATGGACGAGCACGAGACCGACCGCTTCGAGTCGGCCTGCACCGCCGCCGGTGTCCGCTTCATCGGTGGCGTGTTCGCCGCCGCGGCGATCGCCCACCGGCAGGTCACCGGTGACGACGACTATTACGTCATCACCCCGACTACCACCCGCAGCACCCCCGCGGAGTTCATGACGACGGGCTGGTTCACCGGTGTGGTTCCGCTGTCGGTGCCGGTCGCCGCCCGCAACTTCGCCGAGGTCGCGCGCGCTGCGCAGGAGTCCTTCGACCAGGGGATGCCGCTGGCCAACGTGCCGATCGAGCGGGTCTACGAGCTGGCGGAGACCGAGGAGACGCCGCGCATCCGCCCGGCCGGTCCCGGTGTCCCGATGCTGTCCTACCTCGACGTGGGCCTGCCGCCGCTGAACCCGGTGATCATGTCTCAGTGGTATGCCCTCAACGGGCACATCTACACGGACCTCGGCGCGGCGAATCAGGTCGGCATGTGGGTGAACCGGCGTGCCACCGGCACGATCATCACGGTCGCCTACCCGGACAACCCGATCGCCCGCGAGTCGGTCGCCGAGTTCGTCGAACTGATGAAGTGCATTTACCTTCGGGTGGCCGACGGCCGTTCCGAGCTGGTCTCGTCGTCTCGCGTGCCCGCCGCGACGGTCTGA